The genomic interval CACCCTGCAGGCATTTCTAGACTGACATAGAGCCATTTTCCTTTGGAGTTCTTTTTGGTCCAGTAGGTCCCAGGCCCTCTTCTAAGGACTGCATATAGTTCATTTCATTCAGTTCCGTGGGCTCTATGTGGGTCTCAGCATCCACTAAGATGTTAAAGAGGAGAAACAGTGGGATGACTGGTCGCCAGTGGGAAGGGAGAGCTATTACAGGGCTTGTGCTCAGGGGTCTCAACCACTGGTACCTAAATCTGGCAGACCCCCCCTCCCCAAAACTCCCTCCCTACCCCTACCCTGGGTAAAGGACCCAGACCAGGGCCTAAGCACAGCCAATGTCCTGAGGGCATGAATTTATTAGAGGAGTCAGGTCAGAGTGGGTACAAGTTGCAGGTTGGGAAGAAGGGGCAGGAGGCATGGGCAGCCCTGCCAGCCTGAGGCCAAGAAGACAGGAGACTGGAGGGGCCACAGTCAGTAGAGCATTGGGCCAGCAGGCAAGCAGACAGGCTGTTCTTCACCCTGCGAGTATCAGCGCCGAGGGCACAGCAGCAGCTTAGAGAAGACTGGGGGAGGAAGGACAGAGAGCTGCTCAGGGGAAGCCTGCCAAGCTCACACAGCAAGGGGGTGCAGAGCTGGACACTTGCCCAAGCCTGCTGGACCCCAGGCGCCATGCctctccttcccattctgttgggcTCCACACCTGCTTCCCAGCTCTTCCCGGCTCCCCGCCAGCTTCTGTCCCTACTCACTGTGGAGGGTGTAGGTGCCTGGCTCCAGTAGCAGCTGGGTGGGCAGGACAATGAGGAAGCCCCTACTCCAGGGCCAAGCTTGGGATGTAGGGCGGTGCCACTCAGCGTTGTAGGAAAGGCACTTGGATAAGACAGGCAAGGGGCGGGGGTGGTGGCAGCAGAGGCTGCTGTGAGGGGGCAAGGCACAGAGAGGACAGTGGGGTGGCGAGAGGCCAGGACCCCGGGGGAGGGGAATCTGGGCCTTTGGGTAGCTCCTTTGAGCCCTGCCATGGTGGGGGTGCCGCTCCCGAGTCCAGGCCCAGTGGGTCGGCTCCTTGGCCATGACCTGCGTGAGAAGAGTGGATGGtaagtgggaggtgggaggtccAGCCTCTTTCCCCAACCCTGGGATGCTGGTGCAGGGAGCCTCACCTCCTCGCAGCTCTGGCGTCTCACAACAGCCCTGAAGCCCATCCGTGCCCACAGCTTGTCCCTCTGATGCAGGAAGTCTGACACTTGATGATGCCAATCTTGGCCCAGGGCCCACAGAAAAATCACGCTTTTGGGGTCCTCCAGGTCTTCCTCCATGTCATTTGCAAGGTACCTGGCCACAGAGGTGGGGGACAGGGGGAACAGAGGTTGTAAGCAtccgccctgcccccaccctgcgACTCCAAGTGGGCATCCCCACCAGGTACCCGGGCCACTCACAGTGCCAGGAACAGATTGCTGTGGGTGTACTCGCTGAGCTGCAGGTTGGCACGCCGGAAGTAGACCAGCACCATGGCCAGGAGATACTGCAGATA from Bos indicus x Bos taurus breed Angus x Brahman F1 hybrid chromosome 29, Bos_hybrid_MaternalHap_v2.0, whole genome shotgun sequence carries:
- the SPDYC gene encoding speedy protein C is translated as MSNAQDPATVPGADTQVKLRGWSQQGEGDESSHLRRHQELRAFLHLLEHSFLQDFLSKDPCFQISDKYLLAMVLVYFRRANLQLSEYTHSNLFLALYLANDMEEDLEDPKSVIFLWALGQDWHHQVSDFLHQRDKLWARMGFRAVVRRQSCEEVMAKEPTHWAWTRERHPHHGRAQRSYPKAQIPLPRGPGLSPPHCPLCALPPHSSLCCHHPRPLPVLSKCLSYNAEWHRPTSQAWPWSRGFLIVLPTQLLLEPGTYTLHIFSKLLLCPRR